The following are encoded together in the Chlorocebus sabaeus isolate Y175 chromosome 12, mChlSab1.0.hap1, whole genome shotgun sequence genome:
- the PIERCE1 gene encoding piercer of microtubule wall 1 protein isoform X1, with translation MAEESPRACAEPVEPKATAPPERTSDYYRVSADLPGRFNNPGWFRGYRTQKAISVYRTSNQAYGSRAPTVHEMPKVFYPNSNKFSQQLAAGGMFRNNTLNVYLEKSVVTGPDNYITSCDRLNFHPSYNINRPSICN, from the exons ATGGCGGAGGAAAGCCCCAGAGCGTGCGCGGAGCCTGTGGAGCCCAAGGCCACGGCCCCGCCTGAGAGGACCAGCGACTACTACCGCGTAAGCGCGGACCTGCCGGGCAGGTTCAACAACCCGGGGTGGTTCCGGGGCTACAG GACCCAGAAGGCTATCTCGGTGTACAGGACCAGTAACCAGGCTTACGGGAGCAGAGCCCCCACTGTGCATGAGATGCCC AAAGTATTTTATCCAAATTCGAATAAATTTTCCCAACAACTTGCAGCGGGTGGAATGTTCCGGAACAACACTCTCAATGTTTACCTGGAGAAAAGCGTCGTGACTGGCCCTGATAACTACATCACCTCCTGTGACCGGCTCAACTTCCACCCCAGTTACAACATCAACAGGCCATCCATCTGCAATTGA
- the PIERCE1 gene encoding piercer of microtubule wall 1 protein isoform X2, whose translation MAEESPRACAEPVEPKATAPPERTSDYYRVSADLPGRFNNPGWFRGYRTQKAISVYRTSNQAYGSRAPTVHEMPRVECSGTTLSMFTWRKAS comes from the exons ATGGCGGAGGAAAGCCCCAGAGCGTGCGCGGAGCCTGTGGAGCCCAAGGCCACGGCCCCGCCTGAGAGGACCAGCGACTACTACCGCGTAAGCGCGGACCTGCCGGGCAGGTTCAACAACCCGGGGTGGTTCCGGGGCTACAG GACCCAGAAGGCTATCTCGGTGTACAGGACCAGTAACCAGGCTTACGGGAGCAGAGCCCCCACTGTGCATGAGATGCCC CGGGTGGAATGTTCCGGAACAACACTCTCAATGTTTACCTGGAGAAAAGCGTCGTGA
- the MRPS2 gene encoding small ribosomal subunit protein uS2m codes for MATAPAALPRMLGAGARAPSRWLGFLGKATPGPARPSRRTLGSAATPVIRESEDGTGNTGRPTESDFNDKILNEPLKHSDFFNVKELFSVRSLFDARVHLGHKAGCRHRFMEPYIFGNRLDQDIIDLEQTAAHLQLALNFTAHVAYRKGIILFISRNRQFSYLIENTARHCGEYAHTRYFKGGLLTNAPLLFGPTVRLPDLIIFLHTLNTVFEPHVAVRDAAKMSIPTVGIVDTNCNPCLITYPVPGNDDSPPAVHLYCRLFQTTITRAKEKRRQVEALYRLQGQKEPGDQGPAHPPGADMSRSL; via the exons ATGGCGACCGCCCCGGCCGCGCTGCCCCGAATGCTCGGCGCGG GTGCCCGGGCCCCGTCGCGCTGGCTGGGGTTCCTCGGGAAGGCGACACCCGGGCCTGCTCGGCCGAGCCGCAGGACGCTTGGAAGCGCGGCGACCCCTGTGATCCGCGAGTCCGAGGACGGCACCGGTAACACTGGGCGCCCAACCGAGTCAG ATTTCAACGACAAGATTCTGAATGAGCCTCTCAAGCACTCTGACTTCTTCAATGTCAAGGAACTGTTTTCCGTGAGAAGCCTCTTTGATGCCCGGGTGCATCTGGGACACAAAGCTGGCTGTCGGCACAG GTTTATGGAGCCATACATCTTTGGGAACCGCCTGGACCAGGACATCATCGACCTGGAACAGACAGCCGCGCACCTgcagctggccttgaacttcacCGCCCACGTGGCCTACCGCAAGGGCATCATCTTGTTTATAAGCCGCAACCGGCAGTTCTCGTACCTGATTGAGAACACGGCCCGCCACTGTGGCGAGTACGCCCACACTCGCTACTTCAAGGGCGGCCTGCTGACCAACGCGCCCCTCCTCTTTGGCCCCACCGTCCGCCTGCCGGACCTCATCATCTTCCTGCACACGCTCAACACCGTCTTTGAGCCGCACGTGGCCGTGAGAGACGCAGCCAAGATGAGCATCCCCACGGTGGGTATCGTGGACACcaactgcaacccctgcctcatCACCTACCCCGTACCCGGCAACGACGACTCCCCGCCGGCTGTGCACCTCTACTGCAGGCTCTTCCAGACGACCATCACCCGGGCCAAGGAGAAGCGGCGGCAGGTTGAGGCTCTGTATCGCCTGCAGGGCCAGAAGGAGCCCGGGGACCAGGGGCCAGCCCACCCTCCTGGGGCTGACATGAGCCGTTCCCTGTGA